The genomic segment CTTGGTTCACCACCTGTTTTTGCAAGGGCCTTACCCAGAAAAGAAAGCCATTATTAAACACATGGTGCAAGTAACGATTCAAACCCTGTCTATTCTAATCCTTCAATAATTGCAACCTCACCCTAGTACATTTAGTATGAACTCTCGTCCAAACAATCTCTCTTACTAAAAGTTGTTAACTAATAACTCAaacgtaaataaataataaaatacactaaaaaaatcTCTTTTATGGTTGACTAATCACTTAAAAagtgaataaataataaaatacactACATAAAAATTTCTTACCATGAACATGTAAGTTCTCTTTTAAGTAGACTGCTTTCAAagaattagatcatttatatACAGATTGTGAAATCTCTCAGTCAAGTACTAGATATCTTCAATGCAAAGTGAGATAAAAtacatttaatttcaaactttaaCTTTTTATCTTCAAGCCTTTTTCCATTAGGTTATCTTCAATTTTTTGTATTATCTCCgaagtttattttcaatttcatgtcTCATGCTTCATTTAGGATTCTTCCAAAGCTTACTGCCCAATTACCATAATAAGAACTCTCTTTTATTTTGGAGTCTTTTAAGTATGCTGCACTAAGAAGATAAATATtccacatttttattatttataagacAACTATAAGGATAACGAtaaatacaaattcaaaaacTACCAACTATAAAAAGTGCCTTAAAAtgagtgataataataataataaattatgcaagcactattttactattatattcaTCTCGCTAATTATTTAGTTTCAACTTTATTAATttatgtcgattgagtcttagcttaatTGGTATTGACATTGTTGACAATGCAAGAGGATATGGGTTTGAATGCGCTgtagcgcattatcctcctaagGAGaggttatgggtagttctagcCATCGTGTCAAAAAGAACAAATTTTATCAGAACTTGTATTGATTTACTTGAGATACACCAACACAAATATCATGTACATAATTcgtccaaatttttaaaaatctataaaTTACCTTATATGTTAGAGACAGAAGGCAAGGACCAAATGGTGTGTGTGCTTTGTAGTTTCAATGAATCAAGAGGGTTTTGAAAGCAAACACCCAATATGTCTCAAATACCACAACGCACCCTCAGCTGCATGATCGGCTGCCATTTTCTTCTTTGGCCGGGGTTCACTAAAGCACTCCAAAATTGCCGTCGATGTTTCTTCTCGCATCTCAACAACAACTTTGAATGTGAATCTGTTCAACACACATGAATTACTCACCATATACATTGTCATGAGAGAATGCAAAATAccaaacatcacaaaacaaaaCATGATCCGGGTTAATATGGTGGAGTGGAAGGAGCTTACCACCACTCTCAAACGGGTCATATGTCCAGTGAGGTTAAGTTGAGTGATCAATGATCTCCAATATTTAAACTAACAGGAAAGAGTTCAACTTTTATATCTAAGTTTCAACATATCCTCGATGAACAATTCTTGCACATACACTCAACCATAGAAGAAAAGTGCAAGTTGGAGAAGGAATAGAGAAACAACGCATAATCTAGCAGGCAATAAAGCACTAGGTAACAAAACATTAAAAGGTAAAACAATTCGATTCGTTAAATTGAGTGATCAACTATCTCAAGAACTTTAGACGAAAAGAATGACCTggccattattatttttttcaatgatTCAGATTTATGAATTTCAGGAATCATGAAAGGGTAAATGTACCATGAGACCCctaagagtcagattgcattttacccctctactaaaaaatgagcaatttgatcctttttgttaaagatttcatccatttgtactgttaaaaactaacGTGACTGACAAAATAACAAATGAGTTACACATGTCATGCTACGTGTACCTCATGCTAACGTGTatgaaccaattttttttttaacggtacaaatagatgaaatttttaacaaaataacccATTTGCTCTTTGatgtatgaaatggattaatttgCCCATATCTAACTTCTAATACAAGAGCCTTCATGTTACTTTTATTGTCATGAAAGTACAGCTGAAGTTACTTACAGTTTCATGTGGGAAGCGCCTTCCTCCTTGCAGCATTCATACAAAGGATGCTTCCAATTGTTTGCAGCGCATATATCATGCAACTTTGATTTTGGCTGATGCCTTCTTGGGACCATCTAACACCATAACAACATC from the Gossypium hirsutum isolate 1008001.06 chromosome D09, Gossypium_hirsutum_v2.1, whole genome shotgun sequence genome contains:
- the LOC107891630 gene encoding ribonuclease 3-like protein 1, with amino-acid sequence MLIWLFQMVPRRHQPKSKLHDICAANNWKHPLYECCKEEGASHMKLFTFKVVVEMREETSTAILECFSEPRPKKKMAADHAAEGALWYLRHIGCLLSKPS